A region of the Pseudomonas asiatica genome:
AGCCTGACCGAGGGCCTGCGCTGGTATGGCGGCTTGTCCCGCGAGCGCGGTATCGAGCTGCCCAGCCGCCACCTGGGGCTGGTCCAGGCCAGCGAGCTGAACGACCTGGACGCGCGCCTGGATGCCGCTGCCGAGGCGCTTGGCGCCAGTTGCGATGCGGCCTTGCCGCCGCCAGTGACCTTTGCCGAACCCGAGCCGCAAACCAGTGCTGCCTCGTTGGCCGGTGTACGCATTGGCGTGGCGCGAGACGAGGCCTTCGCCTTCACCTATGGCGCCAACCTCGACCTGCTGCGCAACCTGGGCGCACAGCTGGAGTTCTTCTCGCCGCTGCATGACCGCGAACTGCCGGCAGTAGACAGCCTGTACCTGCCGGGCGGTTATCCCGAACTGCACCACCACGCCCTGGCCGGCAATGCGCCGATGAGCGAGGCAATACGCGCCCATCACGCCCAGGGCAAACCGTTGCTGGCCGAGTGCGGTGGCATGCTGTATCTGCTCGATGCCCTGACCGACGTGGCCGGCGAGCGTGCCGAGCTGCTCGGCCTGCTGCCGGGCGAAGCGACCATGCAGAAGCGCTTGGCTGCCTTGGCCTTGCAGGCGGTGGAACTGCCGGAAGGCACCCTGCGCGGGCACACCTATCACCATTCGCTGACCAGTAC
Encoded here:
- a CDS encoding cobyrinate a,c-diamide synthase, which translates into the protein MSQPRHCPAVLIAAPASGQGKTTVTAALARLHRNLGRKVRVFKCGPDFLDPMILERASGAPVYQLDLWMIGAEESRRLLWEAAGEADLILIEGVMGLFDGTPSSADLARHFGVPVLAVIDGTAMAQTFGALALGLARYQADLPFAGVLANRVGSLRHAQLLEGSLTEGLRWYGGLSRERGIELPSRHLGLVQASELNDLDARLDAAAEALGASCDAALPPPVTFAEPEPQTSAASLAGVRIGVARDEAFAFTYGANLDLLRNLGAQLEFFSPLHDRELPAVDSLYLPGGYPELHHHALAGNAPMSEAIRAHHAQGKPLLAECGGMLYLLDALTDVAGERAELLGLLPGEATMQKRLAALALQAVELPEGTLRGHTYHHSLTSTALEPIARGLSPNGGRGNEAVYRLGRLTASYVHFYFPSNPDAAAALLRP